The Nicotiana tabacum cultivar K326 chromosome 1, ASM71507v2, whole genome shotgun sequence genome segment GAGATCCAGAGAAAGACTGGACTACAAGGGTCTATAGTAAACAGTCTTACCTTGCATTTTAGCAGTAAGTTGTTTCTCCAGCTTGAACTCGTGATCTCCTGATCACATGGAAGCAACTTTACTAGTCACGCCAAGGCTCTCCTTCGGCCAAGGTTCCCCTTCTTACAACAACATATAAATGTCTGTAATAAACATAATTTACTCATCTAAACGATAAAGTAAATAACCTGTTTTCAAGGGTGATCCTCCCGATAAACTGATTGTACCCCAAATCAGTATAGGCGAACAAGTAAGGTATTCTAGGGAAGCTTGAGAGAATCATGCTGAAGAAACTCCGCAAATTGATCATGTGAATTCGGGAGTAGAGGTGCTCTCCTATCTTTTGATTAGGAAAGTGGGCACATACCAGGGGACTTTTCTGAATCTCTAATgtggaaaaaaaaattagaacaTAGGGAAAAGAATAGGAAAAGGAAAGAAGTCTCATTTATAGAGCAGAGAGAACAAATTAATGGTCAGCATTTAACTATATCTTCCTTGGCCTAAGCACAATTGTATCAGtacaaaaaacttcaaaaagatgTTCAGCTTACaaaaagaattaaatctaaaaattaaattcaaataTTATGAAGATTATAGTCATGTTCAATAGTTGGAACAGTTCTTGTACCAGCTGCAGTTGGAGCTCTCACATGTCCAACCATAGAAACTTGTAAAGCTTCTTCTTCATATGCTCTTCTAACCAATTCCTCCATTCTTGCTTTCTTCTTCACCTTCACAAATATTGCAATCAGTAGTAAACCTAAAAGGAACGCGCCCAACGCAGCTCCAATCGCGCTCCCAATGGCTAATTTCCAATTACTTGCCCTTTTATTTTTCAATGGCATTAGAGGTGACTCAATAACCAAACCAAAATGTCCTTGTTTTTTAGCAGTACAAACATTTTGTGACACTTGTTTTGTTAGTGTCACCTTTCCGTCGCGCTCAAAGCTAGCACATAATGGTATAATCCCTGATTTACTAGTATCATTTACTAGCTTTGTTGTGTTGCTAAAATCAATTGTGATTGGAATTTTATCAGATTGAATTATAAGTTCAAAAGGGGTTGTAGATGTTACCATATCATCACCAGCATTGTATGCTAATAGGCCTAAAACAGGTGAAATGAGTTGATAACCTGATAATTCATAATTGTCATAGTATATAGAAGACCAATTGGATCCAAGATTTTGTCTAAGTATGAGAACTCTTTCAACACAATGTTGGATACTTACCCCAATAGGTAATTTGAATTCTTTGATTTTGGCACCATATCTTGTTAAACTGCCACATCGATATCTAACTGAGTCGACTCTGATCCCTGTGAGGTTGGCTGGTAAATGTATGGCGTACAATTTTGCTGTTCTAAAGTTGTTTTTGTTGTAAGATCGAAACGTGTAGTCTCTGAGGACTAGATCAAGAAGTCGAGCTGATTTTATGCCTT includes the following:
- the LOC107780211 gene encoding uncharacterized protein LOC107780211, which gives rise to MGSLLYLYLILVSLAFTAALSSQGQGIKSARLLDLVLRDYTFRSYNKNNFRTAKLYAIHLPANLTGIRVDSVRYRCGSLTRYGAKIKEFKLPIGVSIQHCVERVLILRQNLGSNWSSIYYDNYELSGYQLISPVLGLLAYNAGDDMVTSTTPFELIIQSDKIPITIDFSNTTKLVNDTSKSGIIPLCASFERDGKVTLTKQVSQNVCTAKKQGHFGLVIESPLMPLKNKRASNWKLAIGSAIGAALGAFLLGLLLIAIFVKVKKKARMEELVRRAYEEEALQVSMVGHVRAPTAAGTRTVPTIEHDYNLHNI